AGCGATCGGCAGCCAGATGATCGATCGCCGCCGTGACGCCGCCTGGCATGTGCGGCACGCCCTCCAGCTTCAGGCAGGCTTCGAGGACGCCGAGCGCGCCCAGGATCATGGGCTCGTTCAGGTCGCCGAGATGGCCGATGCGCATGACGTGGCCGTAGAGCTCGCCCAGCCCGCCGCCGAACGCCACGGAGAAGCGATCGCGCGCCAAGCGGCGCACCGCCTCGGGATCGTAGCCCTCGGCGAAGCGTATGGCCGTGACCGAAGCGGAGCGGCTCTCCGGCACGACCGCCTGGAAGGCCATGCCGCCGGCCTGCGCCCAATGGGATACGGCCGCCCTCGCTGTGCCGGCCAGACGGTGGTGCCGCGCGAAGACCTGAGGCAGCCCCTCCTCCTGGATCATGTCGATCGCCTCGCGCAGGCCGTGGAGCAGCTGGACCGGTGGCGTGCCGTAGAACCACATGTAGGATTCCTCGCCGCGCCTGGCCCGCCAGTCCCAGTATTTGCGCGGCGCACCCCCTTCTTCCGCCGCGGCCAGCGCGCGCGGTCCGGCGGCGACGAAGCTCAGGCCGGGCGGCATCATCAGGCCCTTCTGCGACGCCGCCAGGACGAGGTCGACCCGCCAGGCGTCCA
Above is a genomic segment from Geminicoccaceae bacterium SCSIO 64248 containing:
- a CDS encoding aminotransferase class V-fold PLP-dependent enzyme, whose translation is MLRRGRDFIQLPGPTNVPERIVRAMNRMGSDFAEPTFTRMVRACMEDLRDIFQTKGEVYPYVAIGHGGWEAVLTNLFAPGDRILIPETGRFSESWRDMAQALGFATETVPGDWRTPVDADALETVLRADRDRTIKGVLAVQIETSTGIAHDIHAIRRAIDRADHPALLAVDAVASLAIMDLPMDAWRVDLVLAASQKGLMMPPGLSFVAAGPRALAAAEEGGAPRKYWDWRARRGEESYMWFYGTPPVQLLHGLREAIDMIQEEGLPQVFARHHRLAGTARAAVSHWAQAGGMAFQAVVPESRSASVTAIRFAEGYDPEAVRRLARDRFSVAFGGGLGELYGHVMRIGHLGDLNEPMILGALGVLEACLKLEGVPHMPGGVTAAIDHLAADR